A window from Candidatus Rickettsiella viridis encodes these proteins:
- a CDS encoding glycine--tRNA ligase: MAAKNLEEIVSLCKRKGFIFQSGEIYGGLQGVYDYGPLGVELKNNLKAAWWKSNVYERDDVYGLDAAILTQKKIFFYSGHENTFADLMVDCRKCKKRWRLDHLVEGKCENCGSKDLTDPRSFNMMFKTNIGPVADKDSYAYLRPETAQGIFTNFKNVMDSMAPKLPFGIAQIGKAFRNEITPRNFIFRVREFEQMEIEFFVKPGEDEKWQEYWVEQRLEWWKAQGLSPECLKLFKQPQEELAHYAKATSDILYQFPHGFEELEGIANRTDYDLGSHTQGQSDLKISANVAANKDSVAKLSVQDPPGQYFLPYVIEPSAGLDRGVLAVLTDAYTEEKLAGNKERIVLKIKPHLSPVKVAIIPLKRNESAIVEKAQAIKKSIQSLGLGRIAYEDTGNIGKSYRRHDEIGTPLCMTVDFDTVGKSDNTANHDTVTVRDRDSMQQTRVNISSLIDYIKEHF; encoded by the coding sequence ATGGCGGCAAAAAATTTAGAAGAAATCGTTTCTTTATGTAAACGTAAAGGATTTATTTTCCAAAGTGGAGAAATCTATGGTGGGTTACAAGGTGTTTATGATTATGGTCCCTTAGGCGTTGAATTAAAAAATAATTTGAAAGCGGCGTGGTGGAAATCTAATGTGTATGAGCGTGACGATGTTTACGGTTTAGATGCGGCTATTTTGACGCAGAAAAAGATTTTTTTCTATTCAGGTCACGAAAATACCTTTGCAGATTTAATGGTGGACTGTAGAAAGTGTAAGAAACGTTGGCGTTTGGATCATCTTGTTGAAGGAAAATGTGAAAATTGTGGTTCAAAGGATTTAACTGATCCAAGATCCTTTAACATGATGTTTAAAACTAATATAGGACCCGTGGCAGATAAAGATTCGTATGCTTATCTACGTCCGGAAACAGCGCAAGGAATTTTTACTAATTTTAAAAACGTAATGGATTCTATGGCACCTAAATTACCTTTTGGTATTGCTCAAATAGGTAAAGCGTTTCGTAATGAAATAACGCCGCGTAATTTTATTTTTCGGGTACGAGAATTTGAGCAAATGGAAATTGAGTTTTTTGTTAAGCCAGGCGAAGATGAAAAATGGCAAGAATATTGGGTAGAACAACGCTTGGAGTGGTGGAAAGCGCAAGGGTTATCGCCTGAATGTTTAAAATTATTTAAACAACCCCAAGAAGAATTAGCACATTATGCAAAGGCGACTTCAGATATCTTGTATCAATTTCCACATGGTTTTGAAGAGTTAGAAGGGATTGCCAATAGAACCGATTATGATTTGGGATCCCATACACAAGGGCAATCGGATTTAAAAATAAGTGCAAATGTTGCTGCTAATAAAGATAGTGTTGCCAAGTTGAGTGTTCAAGATCCACCAGGACAGTATTTTTTACCTTATGTTATTGAACCTTCTGCCGGTTTAGATAGAGGCGTATTAGCTGTGCTAACAGATGCTTATACAGAAGAAAAATTAGCCGGTAATAAAGAGCGTATTGTTTTAAAAATAAAACCACATCTTTCTCCGGTTAAGGTAGCTATTATTCCCTTAAAACGTAACGAAAGTGCCATTGTAGAAAAAGCACAAGCGATTAAAAAATCCATTCAGTCTTTAGGTTTAGGGCGAATTGCCTATGAAGATACAGGTAATATTGGTAAAAGCTATCGAAGACACGATGAAATTGGAACACCACTTTGTATGACGGTTGACTTTGATACGGTGGGTAAAAGTGATAATACTGCGAATCATGATACTGTCACAGTGCGTGATAGGGATTCTATGCAGCAAACGCGAGTTAATATATCTAGTCTGATAGACTATATAAAAGAACATTTTTAG
- a CDS encoding YggS family pyridoxal phosphate-dependent enzyme, whose protein sequence is MPNLIHKHLLQVKTQIIEAEHRFQRLNHSVKLIAVSKSQPIQAIKEAIDAGQFVFGENYAQEAVEKIKQLQGNDLEWHFLGGIQSNKTKLIAENFHWVHSLCAVKTAARLNKYRAVNLQPLNVCIQINLDQEPNKAGIYLEDLTAFAQSLEKLPYLKLRGLMTIPKKRTKFSAQRNSFKKLRLAFIKLQQLGFKIDTLSMGMSDDFVAAIAEESTCVRIGTAIFGRRPSSR, encoded by the coding sequence ATGCCCAACCTAATTCATAAGCATCTCTTACAAGTAAAAACCCAGATAATTGAGGCTGAGCACCGTTTTCAGCGTCTTAACCACTCGGTCAAACTCATCGCTGTTAGCAAATCACAGCCTATACAGGCGATTAAAGAAGCCATTGATGCAGGGCAATTCGTGTTTGGAGAAAATTATGCTCAAGAAGCAGTAGAAAAAATAAAGCAATTACAAGGCAATGATTTAGAATGGCATTTCCTTGGAGGCATTCAAAGCAATAAAACTAAGCTTATTGCCGAAAATTTTCACTGGGTACATAGCCTCTGTGCCGTAAAAACTGCCGCGCGTTTAAACAAATATAGGGCAGTCAACTTACAACCACTTAATGTCTGCATTCAAATTAATCTTGACCAAGAACCTAATAAAGCGGGCATCTATTTGGAAGATCTTACGGCATTTGCACAATCTTTAGAAAAACTTCCCTATTTAAAGTTACGTGGCTTAATGACTATCCCTAAAAAAAGAACTAAATTTTCAGCACAACGCAATAGTTTTAAAAAGTTACGTCTTGCCTTTATAAAACTACAACAATTAGGTTTTAAAATAGATACCTTATCGATGGGAATGTCAGATGATTTTGTAGCCGCTATTGCAGAAGAATCGACCTGTGTCCGAATAGGCACGGCTATTTTTGGACGCAGGCCGTCATCACGCTAA